The Microcystis panniformis FACHB-1757 region AGTATTTAATTCGGTTTTGGTGTGCGGAATCAAAACTAGGCTTTGTTTTTAATATTTTTTCGATCCTAGATTTATTGTCAATTCTGCCCCTATTCTTTGGTTTTTTTGATATTAGGTTTTTTAGAATTTTTCGCTGGTTTAGAATTTTGCGAGTGATTCGTTTTTTTGGTTCCGATCTTTCTATTTTTCAAATTAAAACTTCCGATCAGATAGTATTTATTCGCATTTTACTAACTCTATTTTCGATTATTTTTGTCTATGCAGGTTTAATTTATCAGATCGAACACCCGATTAATCCCCAAGTCTATCGGACATTTTTTGATGCTTTTTACTTCGCCATTGTGACTATGACTACCGTGGGATTTGGGGATGTAACTCCCCTTTCCGATGGGGGCAAAATGGTGA contains the following coding sequences:
- a CDS encoding ion transporter, with the translated sequence MLSFRAKIAFYLEDVTTAIGLTVNLLILALILLSLGIYVAQTYPLSATWQMWLRQLDWGILSLFSLEYLIRFWCAESKLGFVFNIFSILDLLSILPLFFGFFDIRFFRIFRWFRILRVIRFFGSDLSIFQIKTSDQIVFIRILLTLFSIIFVYAGLIYQIEHPINPQVYRTFFDAFYFAIVTMTTVGFGDVTPLSDGGKMVTVLMILTGVLLIPLQISALTKQLLKSGTQIDYPCPDCGLPRHDIDANFCKNCGAELLKKPD